The DNA window TCTATCTTAAGTCGGCATCGGAAAAAGGTTGAAACGAAATTTAAACGCAGCTGGTTCGGATCTGAAAAGGGGAGAACGCCATGAAACCAGGACGCTACATCTTAATGTTGGTTCTGGCCGCGTTTTCCATGATCGCAGTGCTCGGTTTTCAGGGGATCAATTCCTCGCTTCCCAACGATCTGGAAGACCCGGTCAATGTGTCCGGTGGCAAAATTCAAATAACCGCCAACGACAACGTCGAGGCCACCACGGTCGAGGTCCAGGGCTTCTCGATCGACCGTTACGAGGTGACCAACTACCAGTACAAGCAATTTGTCGATACAACTGATCGCCAGGCGCCGTTGTCGTGGATCAACGGATCCCATACCGAGGGTGCGGCAGCCATGCCGGTCACCGCCGTCACTTGGGAAGACGCCCGCTCCTTCTGTGAGTGGTCGGGCAAACGCCTGCCCACGGCCGAGGAGTGGCAGCTCGCGGCCGGCGCTGACAAGCGCACCTATCCGTGGGGAGACGAGTTCAGCAGCAACTACGCCTACTGCGCGGTGCCTCTGGGACGCATGCCGATGCCGGTGGGCTCGTATAAGAACGATCGCAGCCCGTACGGCGTCAAGGACATGGGCGGCAACGTCTCGGAGTGGACCTCCAGCAACTCACAGTTCGAGGAGCTGGGTTGGTACCGCGACAAGTTCAAGGTCGTGCTCGGCGGCAGCTATCGCAAACCGCTGGAGATGGCGCGCAACGACCACCGCCAGTACCTGATGCCGCACACTCGCGACGACGACCTGGGATTCCGCTGCGCCCGCTAAATGGCAGGCGCGCTTGAAATTGGGTTCACAAGGGAGGCTCGGATGTCACAAGAATTCTCCAACGCTTCGATCACAAAAATGCTGTGCGGGATGCCCGCCCATCGCATGGCCACCGCAGATCTCTCGATCCGCCGGGCCGTGGTCAGGCTGCCCTCGCGGGGAGTCAACGCCGAATCGGCCCAGGGCATTTCCGAGGACGAATCATTTGAGGAAGACGAGGAACAGTAGATGTTCCAGCTGAAGAACTATCAGATAATCTCCGCCAGATATCTCACCATACAATCCGCCTAACAATCCCCTCCTACGCCCCCTGTGCCGCTAATCGCGGCCCGGGCGGGCGTTCGTCCGATCAGCGGCAGTCCGCGACCCGCCCCGGGGGCCAGCGCTGGGGAACGCGCTCGAGATAGGTTTCGTCTAGGCCCAACTCGTAGCGCAGTCGTTTGAGCCCGGCATAGGGCAGCGGCGGCCCGTCGTCGGGCAATGCGATCTGATCGGCGATCATCCGCTCGACGATCATCCGCGAGACAGCCGCGTACCCGGGCCAGCGCATATGGCAGTTGTCGTTGTAAAGCTCGTAGCCCGGCACGCCGTTGGGCGAGATCCCGGCGACCTGCGCCTCGAGGTCGACCAGCAGCACTCCTTGCTCGTCCGCGATGCGCCGGATCGCCTGGTTGACCGCGGGCGTGGCGCGGTTGCGCGGCCAGAGTTCCAGCGCATGTTGATATGCCCAGCCCGCCTCGGGGATGCACCCCCGACGCTCGAGCCTTGCGGCCAGGGCCAGGTAGCTGCGCGCGTCAGCCCTCTGGGGAAGGTCAACGGCCAGGGCCTTAAAATTGAGCCCGGATACCCAGCGCAGGGTCTGGGCAGCGGCACCCTCAGCCAGCCGCGGCAACGCGCAAAGCTCGACATGCTCTTCGCCCACTGGGTTGTAGCGCAGGTTGACCGGCATGGTGCACAGGATGAGTCGGACTCCGCGTTCGCGGCAGTGCTGGGCCATCCGCGTCAGGTTGTCCACGAAAGTCTGCAGCACGCGGTCGTGCTCGGCGTACAGCGGCGTGTAGCGCGGTCGCTGCTCTGGATCGACCTGCGGCACGATCAACCGCACCAGGGCGCGGTAGAGCGCCCAGCGATGCAAATGGCGGTTCAGCGGCGTAGGCGGCACGAATCCCTCGTTGTTGCCTGTGGCCACAATCAACAAGTCGGGCGAATAGTCGAGAATTTCGATCAGGATCTGCTCCACGCGCGACGAGTCCTGTCCGCCGGCAGCGGCGTTGACCACCTCGATCATCGACCCGGGAAAGCGCTGCTCAAGGTCCGCCCGGATCCAGCTGGACAGGCCGCCGCGGTCCAGGCCGGGATTCGACTGGTGCACGTAGGACGTGCCCATGGCGAAAGATCCGCCGAGCACGAATATGCGCAGACAATCCAAGGGCTTGTTTGCAGCGAACGAGCCGGGGGGCAGGCTGGGGTCGGACGTTGCGTAGCGCTCGCCGCGCAGTTCAAAGGCCCGGCTTGCCAGAAAGGCCGCGCGGTCATCAAACCGCTGGGTGTGCAACGCACCGCAATCCTCTAGCAGCCGGACCACTACCGCGGCCCCCAGCAACAGCAGCAGCGCGGGCAATAGGCTGAAAATCAGTATTCGCAGTCTATTGCGCGGCAACAGGCTCAAGCACGGTTCTCCCGGCGTAGGCGTTTGACAAATATTTCAACGCCCTGCTCTGGATTATGTGTAATTTGTACCTGATACTGCATCCAGCCCGCACCAAGGGCGCTGAAACGAGGTCAACGTTGCGCACCCTAGCATATCTACGGCAATTACGTATGGGCTGGATATTGCGGGTGCTGTTCGTTAAAGCCTGGTTCTTCCCACTGCTGTTGGTCGGCGCGGCTTTCCTGGTCAATTACATGGTAATCCCCTCGAGCACGCTGCTGATCAAGTCGGCAATTCATCCCTATATCCTGGGCCCGGCCGATTTCCTAGTGGCCGGCACGACGCGCGCGGGGCTCGATATCGAGCGGATTTCTTTTGGGTTCACGCTACGAGAGCATCAGATGCTGGTAGTGCGCTTCAACCAACGCGGCACCGCCTTCGACCTGGTGCGCATCTCGGGGATCGAGCAATACGCCAGCGGGATTTTCCACTTCAACGGCGAGCGGATCGAGACGCTGCAGACCGCCGAACGTTTCGAGACCGGACGCAACATCAAATTCGTGATCGAACTTGTCAGCGGCACGCTGAACTTCAAAACCGACGGCCGGATCGTGTGCAGCGCGCCCCTTGGCCGGATGCGCGGCCCGGTCAACATCTTCCTGCAGGATGGCCAGCCGTTCGCCAAACCGCTGCGGCTAAAAACCCTCGAACTGCAGATCAGGGGCGCGGACGGCGTCCAGCGCACCCTGCGCAACACGCTCTCGATCCCGGCGACGCTGAGGCTGCTGCGCAATTCACTGATCGTCGCGGTCCCGCTGCTGCTGCTGGCCTGGCTGGCCCTGGCGCTGTTCTGCCCGCCGCGCTGGCTCGAGGACTATCCGCGGCGTTCGGTACTGGCCTTCGGCGGCGCTGCCGCGTTGTTCGGCATACTGCTCGGCGTGTTGCTCGTCGCGCCGGTCACCAAGCGGTTAGGCGTGGCCGGCGACTGGTACGGCGAGTACATGAAGTGGGGCAGCATCGACGAGGAGATCCTGCTGGCCAAACGCTCGATCTACAACGGCAAGCCCTTCCCGCTGTACAAGGGATCGGACTACCGTATCGTGGTCATGGGCGGCTCCTCGACTTTCGGCGATCCGCTGAATCCGGGCTACGATCAGGTCTACACCAACCAATTGGACATGCTGCTCAAGAGCTGTCATCCCCAGATTGCCGACCGTATCGAGGTGGTCAACCTTGGCTCTCAGAGCGATTCGTTTGACTACAACATCCTACAGACCTACGAAAAGGTCGTGCTGGCGCACATGCGCCCGGACCTGGTGGTGATCAACTGCGTTGTCAACAACTACATGTCCACTAAAAAGCTGTTCAACATTTTCCACTTCTTCTATTTGCGCGCCGTGGGCTCACGCCTGGAGCCCGAGCATAGCGACACCGAGCGCTACCGCGAGAACCTGCAACGGCTGCTCGAGCTGGCCCGCGAACGCAACGTCAAGCTGCTGTTCGTCGAGGAGCCGCTGAATGTGGATTATTTCTTCGGCGAGAACATCATCTCCGATTTCCAGCAGGTGCTGCGCGATTTCTGCCGCGAGAACGATCTGCCGCTGGTCGAGGCGCAGACTATCTTCGAGGAGCGTCGCGACGAGTTTCTGTTCTACGACTTCGTGCACCTGACCTACCTGGGCAACCGGCTGATGGCCGAGCGGATCTTCGACAAGGTCCAAGGGGAAAATCTGCTGGGGATCGGAGCGTGCGGCCCGAGCGATTCAGAGGCGCGCGCTCAATCCCAGCCCAGCAGCGACTGAAGCTCGCGACTGGCCCAGCACACCAACGGATAAAACGGATCGAGCCTGCGCAGCAGGTTGGCGGCCGAGCCGTCGCCCAGCCCGCGTAAATCGAGGCGATAGAGGCCGAAGCGGCCCGAGGTGCAATACAGCGCGTTGTCGCCTTGATCCAGAGCGATCCAGCGAATCCAGGGCGGCGCCTTGATGCGGTCGATCAGCGATAAATCGTCCAGGTCGCGCACCTCGAGCACCGGCGCGAATCCGCCCAGATAGATCCGGCGCGCCACAACGTCCAGAGCGATCACCCGCACGCCGGGAAACGATCCGGCTCCGTCGAGCACTCGGTACTGTTCCAGGTCGATGGAGATTATCCGGCCGCGCATCGGCAGGGCCACGATCAGCCGATCGGTGGGCCCGTCGACCGCGATCCGTTCGGGAAAGCGCGGCAGCTCGAGGCTGCGCTTGATCTCCAGCGTGTGCGCGTCGTAGCTAATCAGCCGCCCCGGGTCGAAGCGCGTGGCGTGGATCTCGGGCCGCGAGGGATCGATCAATGCGTCGGCGTAGTAATCCGTGGTGTTGGCCAACACACGGCCGCCCTGCGGATCGAGCAGCGCCAGGTATTCCATGCAGTACGAGGCCAGCACACCCTGGCGTCCGTCGTACAGCGTGCGCCACAGGTTGCCCAGCGCATCTTGGGGCAGTGGATTGCTCAGCTCGATCTCCTGCTCGACGAATCTGCCCTGGGCGTCGATCAGCAGGATGCGGCCGACCGCCGGGTCGCAGTAGACCAGTCCGCCTTCGCGCACGGCCAAGGCCTGGATGCCGTCGAGCCCGCCGAACGCCAGCTCGGAGCGCGCACCGCTGCGCGGATCGAAACGATAAATCCGCTCGTTGTTGGCCGTAACCAACAGGGCATCGTGCGCATCCGTCAACACCTGGTAGATGTTGCTCGGCTCATTGCTCAGCCGCTCGAACCCGGGTGCGGGCTGCGGCAGGTCGGGAAACGGCTGCGGATTCAGGGCCCAGGGCGCAAAGGGCACGGCCAGCACCAGCAGCATCGGCAGCGGACGCAACGCAGCAAACGACCTTCCGCCCTCGCGGCGGAACGCGGCCCAGACCGCAGAGGGCAACAGCAGGTCGGCCGGTCCAACGCACTGGATCAAGGCCCGCTGCAGTCGGCGGCCCATGCGTCCGCCAACGTGGAAATACAGCACGCAGAACACGTTGAGCGCCAGGTACAGGCCAGCCAGGCCAAAGCCGTTATCCGGATGCGGACGCGGCCGCACAGCGTCCACCGCGTACTGCAACAGCCAGGCCGCGACCGCTGATAGTGCGGCGCACGACGCCAGCGCCACGGCCCAATGGCCCCACGGCTTACGCCGTCCCGGCGTGAGCAGCAGCAACACGGCCGCCGGCAACGCGGCATAGAACAGGGCGCGAAACAAATCGAGGCTGGTTACCAGGTCGAACAGGCCGCTTTGATCTTCGATGCTGACCCTTGATCGCAGCAGATGCACGAACAGCGCCGCGCCGACCAACACCAAAGCCAGGGCTCGCGCCGCGTAAAACACCGCAAACAATGCTCCTCGCGGTTGTGCTGTGTTTTGCTCGCCGGTCATCGCAGCTCCATTTCCCTGAACACGCCATGTTAAAAGATTTTGCCGATAATTGCCGACCCAACGGTCTGGCCAACGTCGGATTTCTGATGGAAGCTATATGTAATTTTTTGCGCATTTCGCTCTGCTTGTAGCCTTTTGCCCCGCTCCCTGCCCAGATCGGCATCACACAGCCGATGCAAGCCAAAGGGAGCAAAGGAAAATCGTCAATGATTTGTAAGGGATCTCACGTTTCGTCTCAAGTTTTCCAGTGTGCGCTCAATGTTTGGCACACCGGTTGCTATTAAATTAATACAATAAAAACCGAACAGGATGTCGAGGCCAGCTGTCAATGCAAATAGATGCAATGATGAATATTCCTACGCCCAAACCAATGATCCCGAACGTGCCGCCCGAGTTCTACCCCGCGTTGAACTGGATCCTGGCACTGATCAGCATGCGCCGAGAGCGCGAGGCCATTGAGCATTTACGGCAGCTTGTCAACCATCATCCCCAGTACGCCGATGGCTTCATCGATATGCTCAAGGAGCTGGGACTGACCCAGGTATTGATCGATCCCTTTCGCTGAGTTTGTTTAAAAGTGTAAGTACAGATCGGTAACCTGCTCGCGTGTTTTGGTTCAGGACCGTCTGAACTGCTTGTAGTCGATGCCGTACTGCTCGATCTTATATTGAATCACGCGCTTGGTGGTGCCTAAAAGCTGGGCCGCGCGGGTCTGGTTGCCGTTGCTGTCCTTGAGCGCGTCCACGATCAGCTCCATCTCGTAGGCTGCCACCAGCTTCTCGAGTTTGCCGCGCCGATGCGAGCGCGACTCCATGGTCTTGATTTGCAGCGAGGGCGGCAGCAGATGGCTGCGGATCACCCCGTCGTCGGCCAGCAGCAGGGCTACAAGGAGGTCTATCGCGGCCGCGTGATCGAGGTCAACGAGGCCTTCCTGCAGCCTACGATCGACGCGATCGTCCAGGGCGCGCGCACCGGCGAGATCGGCGACGGCAAGATCTTCGTGCTGGATATGGCCCAGTGCATCCGCATCCGCACCGGCGAGACCGGACGCGAGGCTATCGGCTAACCCGCATCAGGGCTGGCCTCAAGGCAGGTCGGAGAAGACCTTTCTAATTGAGGCCAGGATCGAGACGTGCCCCGCGGGATGGAACTGCGGCTCGATCCCCCAGCTTTGGCCCAGACGGATCACCTGCCGCGGCGTGAATACCGGGTCGTACAGACCTCCGTGCAGCCTGATCAGCGAACGATCGATGGCCGGCTCGACGCGCGCCGGATCGAACCGCTCCAGCCTGCTGCGCACCTCGGCCTCACTCAGCCGCAGCGCGATCAACGCCTGGCGCAGATATTCGAGCAGGAACGACTCGAATACCGTGTCCGCCAAGTCGGCCCCGGCGATCACCACATAGGCGCGGTCGATTGGGAGTGGGTGCTGCAAGGCGTGGGCCGCGATCAATCCGCCGAGGCTGACCCCGGCCAGCACCAGCGGCCCGTCGAACTCAGCGCGCAAATAACTGCACAGTTGCCGGATCTCGGCCAGCGCCTGGTCAAAGGCGATCCCCATCAGCTTGGCCTGCGGGCTGACCACCAGCTGGCCGTTGAACGTGCCGGGCACGCAGCGCGTCATGTGGAACGGCAACATCGGCAGGACCACCCGGTAGCCCTTGAGCGCGAACAGCAGGCCCATGCCCTCGAGCTCGAGCTCGCCGTGCGCCATCCAGCCGTGGATCGCCAGCACCGTGCCGCGGACCGGACCGTTGGGCGTAAGCACGATCCCGCCCACATGGTCGTTGACGCTGTAGCCACTGGCCAGCGGCGAGTCGAACTCGAAACGCTCGATGCGATAGCGCCGCCTGCGACGCAGCGGCGTGAACTCGATGGCCGAAGGCTCGCGCGCGCCCGATTCGCAGTCGGGCTTGGGCGGGTCGATCCAGGCGTTTAGATAGGGTCGCTGCAGGTTGAACAGCCAAGTTGTAATCCACTTGTCGACGTTGACGTGCATTGTTGAAAACATCTGCGGACTATTTCCCTTTGCTGTTGGGTTGCGGGCCGAGGTTCTTGGGATTGCGCACGTGGAGCAGCGCCTCCTGGTAGCTGATCAGTCCCTGATCGAACAGCCCCCTGAGCGCGGCGTCCATGGTGACCATGCCGTCCTGGCGCGAGGTCTCGAGGATCGACTGCGCCTGGTGCATGCGGTTCTCGCGGATGATGTTGCGGATCGCCGGGTTGGCGACCATCACCTCGAACGCGGGTATGCGGCCGTTGTCCTCGAGGCGCGGCAGCAGGCGCTGTGAGGCCACGCCGGCCAGCACGCCGGCCAGCTGGCTGCGAATCTGGTTCTGCTGATGCGAGGGGAAGACGTCGATCACGCGATCGATGGTCTGCACCGCGTCGTTGGTGTGCATCGTCGAAAGCACCAGGTGGCCGGTCTCGGCCGCGGTCATCGCCGCGGAGATCGTCTCCTGGTCGCGCATTTCGCCGACCATGATCACGTCCGGATCCTGACGCAGGATGTACTTCAGCGCCGCGGCGAAGCTGTGCGTATCGGAGTGCAACTCGCGCTGGTCGACCGTGGCCTTGTTCGACTCGTGGCTGTACTCGATCGGGTCCTCGATGGTGATGATCCGGCATTTGCGACGCGCGTTGATGCGGTCGACCATGCACGCCAGCGTGGTCGTCTTGCCCGAGCCGGTGGGGCCGACCACCAGGAACAGCCCTTGGGGCCGGTCGGCGAGCTTGATCACCGCCTCGGGGATGTGCAGGTCGGCGTGGCCCGGAACCCGCGAGGGGATCGCGCGCAGGGCCGCGGCCATATGGCCGCGTTGGTAGTAGGCGTTGACGCGGAAGCGCCGACCGTCCTCCAGCGCCAGGGCGAAGTCGATCTCGCGCTCGAGCTCGTACACGCTGCGCTGGCGGGAGGAGAGAATCGAGAACAGCAGCATCCGCATGTCGGCCACGGTCAGCGGCCGCGCGTCCAGCGGCTTGAGATCGCCCGACACGCGCACGATCGGCGGCCGACCCACGGTCAGGTGCAGATCCGAGCCGCCGAGCTCGAGTACGTGTGCC is part of the Candidatus Alcyoniella australis genome and encodes:
- a CDS encoding SUMF1/EgtB/PvdO family nonheme iron enzyme, giving the protein MKPGRYILMLVLAAFSMIAVLGFQGINSSLPNDLEDPVNVSGGKIQITANDNVEATTVEVQGFSIDRYEVTNYQYKQFVDTTDRQAPLSWINGSHTEGAAAMPVTAVTWEDARSFCEWSGKRLPTAEEWQLAAGADKRTYPWGDEFSSNYAYCAVPLGRMPMPVGSYKNDRSPYGVKDMGGNVSEWTSSNSQFEELGWYRDKFKVVLGGSYRKPLEMARNDHRQYLMPHTRDDDLGFRCAR
- a CDS encoding alpha/beta fold hydrolase — translated: MFSTMHVNVDKWITTWLFNLQRPYLNAWIDPPKPDCESGAREPSAIEFTPLRRRRRYRIERFEFDSPLASGYSVNDHVGGIVLTPNGPVRGTVLAIHGWMAHGELELEGMGLLFALKGYRVVLPMLPFHMTRCVPGTFNGQLVVSPQAKLMGIAFDQALAEIRQLCSYLRAEFDGPLVLAGVSLGGLIAAHALQHPLPIDRAYVVIAGADLADTVFESFLLEYLRQALIALRLSEAEVRSRLERFDPARVEPAIDRSLIRLHGGLYDPVFTPRQVIRLGQSWGIEPQFHPAGHVSILASIRKVFSDLP
- a CDS encoding P-II family nitrogen regulator, with the protein product MAADHPVVGQQQGYKEVYRGRVIEVNEAFLQPTIDAIVQGARTGEIGDGKIFVLDMAQCIRIRTGETGREAIG
- a CDS encoding GDSL-type esterase/lipase family protein, producing MSLLPRNRLRILIFSLLPALLLLLGAAVVVRLLEDCGALHTQRFDDRAAFLASRAFELRGERYATSDPSLPPGSFAANKPLDCLRIFVLGGSFAMGTSYVHQSNPGLDRGGLSSWIRADLEQRFPGSMIEVVNAAAGGQDSSRVEQILIEILDYSPDLLIVATGNNEGFVPPTPLNRHLHRWALYRALVRLIVPQVDPEQRPRYTPLYAEHDRVLQTFVDNLTRMAQHCRERGVRLILCTMPVNLRYNPVGEEHVELCALPRLAEGAAAQTLRWVSGLNFKALAVDLPQRADARSYLALAARLERRGCIPEAGWAYQHALELWPRNRATPAVNQAIRRIADEQGVLLVDLEAQVAGISPNGVPGYELYNDNCHMRWPGYAAVSRMIVERMIADQIALPDDGPPLPYAGLKRLRYELGLDETYLERVPQRWPPGRVADCR
- a CDS encoding SGNH/GDSL hydrolase family protein, whose protein sequence is MLFVKAWFFPLLLVGAAFLVNYMVIPSSTLLIKSAIHPYILGPADFLVAGTTRAGLDIERISFGFTLREHQMLVVRFNQRGTAFDLVRISGIEQYASGIFHFNGERIETLQTAERFETGRNIKFVIELVSGTLNFKTDGRIVCSAPLGRMRGPVNIFLQDGQPFAKPLRLKTLELQIRGADGVQRTLRNTLSIPATLRLLRNSLIVAVPLLLLAWLALALFCPPRWLEDYPRRSVLAFGGAAALFGILLGVLLVAPVTKRLGVAGDWYGEYMKWGSIDEEILLAKRSIYNGKPFPLYKGSDYRIVVMGGSSTFGDPLNPGYDQVYTNQLDMLLKSCHPQIADRIEVVNLGSQSDSFDYNILQTYEKVVLAHMRPDLVVINCVVNNYMSTKKLFNIFHFFYLRAVGSRLEPEHSDTERYRENLQRLLELARERNVKLLFVEEPLNVDYFFGENIISDFQQVLRDFCRENDLPLVEAQTIFEERRDEFLFYDFVHLTYLGNRLMAERIFDKVQGENLLGIGACGPSDSEARAQSQPSSD
- a CDS encoding helix-turn-helix domain-containing protein, with the translated sequence MIRSHLLPPSLQIKTMESRSHRRGKLEKLVAAYEMELIVDALKDSNGNQTRAAQLLGTTKRVIQYKIEQYGIDYKQFRRS